A region of Lichenibacterium dinghuense DNA encodes the following proteins:
- a CDS encoding DUF3971 domain-containing protein — protein sequence MAVSHDPRRGEPDPDEHAAPDDAPAVCMRHLLRQGPRRRAGRPRTGLRRIRLRRTALALTGFAASIGFIAAVLVGGLFLRLRQGPITFDLKPQIVAALNARVGHGFRFDLAGTSIEATDHGPALTIRDLSVADAGARPVVSAPSASVAVDPMALMVGRVAPTRLDMHDVDLRLVIRPDGQVAVSAGAQAAAVPLARAFASEPLADVPADAAAPADPAPAGNAPLRPANGAVRALSAALRSLADAATAPDSAITALQSVNVTGRLVLDDRVHGTTTVFSGAVLGFARDADGAPRLSVAADGPAGRWTLTARAAAEPDGTRLLAVSADNLSLDEITLAGGLKSLGFDFDMPVSARVDVRIGAAGELQAVKGTFALGSGYFKLDDPDHEPMLIDAVKGGFHFEPASSAVLIDRTELHGATSDFALTGRVALPRAADDPWTAALDASGTFAPERPNEKPIRVARAAIGFRVFPADHRFVLDHADISGPEIDFSGSADIRSGPGGLHVHDVSTVRRMPAQTLVRLWPSFVAAPVRAWLLANLKGGTVDGGTAVADLDDADFALMKAEKSVADGHLRVDFGVSGVSLAFMNGVPPLIDLAATGTVTGRTFGMSVGHGAMEVAAGRRLQLAEGSTFRIPDNDPKPMPAFVDAHVVGAVETVAELLQRDALKPYAELPADPATLHGQIDGRLNVSFPIGKDVPPNSAVFSVSASTANLGVDRLVGKEGLTDAAVKIDVDPKTGLHARGEGWLYGAPTAIELRRPPSGAGEAVVALTLDEAARARAGVTLAGLKGPVAAKVTAALVSGEKTRAAVDLDFTRAGIEGLVPGFSKPAGRPARATLAVVQRDNGVELDNLSFEGGGATVKGSVDLDRDGDFASAKLSQVKLSPGDDMRVDAQRAGDGLKVSAQAANLDARPFLKWLSAPSAPREAPAKGALDLDLRATILTGQNSQAVTGAELHLTRRGRELKRLTLAGHLGRQPLTVATAPIDGAPHFLIHAGDAGAALLFMDLYKRMGGGKLDANLVMLGQRLDGYATVHDFMLRDDPAVRKLAVQGLASQHRDSPDAVAEAQPVDPSSMTFRKLEASFSKTGSIVEVRDGSMFGPALGATVAGTIDFSRDQVNLGGTFVPLFGVNNLFSQLPVLGPLLGGGRHEGLLGLNYKITGSAANPTLNVNPLSVLAPGFLRQIFGAIDGSAHRAPGSASTGAPMGLDDALRLGGE from the coding sequence TTGGCCGTATCGCACGACCCACGGCGAGGTGAACCCGACCCGGACGAGCACGCGGCGCCGGACGACGCGCCCGCGGTGTGCATGCGGCACCTGCTCCGGCAGGGCCCGCGCCGTCGCGCCGGCCGGCCCCGCACGGGCCTGCGCCGCATCCGCCTCCGCCGCACCGCCCTGGCGCTCACGGGCTTCGCGGCCAGCATCGGCTTCATCGCGGCGGTCCTGGTCGGGGGGCTGTTCCTGAGGCTGCGCCAGGGGCCGATCACCTTCGACCTCAAGCCGCAGATCGTGGCGGCGCTGAACGCCCGCGTCGGCCACGGCTTCCGCTTCGACCTCGCCGGCACCTCGATCGAGGCGACCGACCACGGCCCGGCGCTGACGATCCGCGACCTGTCGGTCGCCGACGCCGGCGCGCGCCCGGTCGTGTCGGCGCCGAGCGCCTCGGTGGCGGTGGACCCGATGGCGCTGATGGTCGGCCGCGTCGCCCCGACCCGCCTCGACATGCACGACGTCGACCTGCGGCTGGTGATCCGGCCGGACGGGCAGGTGGCGGTGTCGGCGGGCGCGCAGGCGGCGGCCGTGCCGCTGGCCCGCGCCTTCGCGAGCGAGCCCCTGGCCGACGTGCCCGCGGACGCCGCGGCGCCCGCCGACCCGGCCCCGGCCGGCAACGCGCCGCTCCGCCCCGCCAACGGAGCCGTGCGGGCGCTGTCGGCGGCGCTCCGCTCGCTGGCCGACGCCGCCACCGCGCCCGACAGCGCCATCACGGCCCTGCAGAGCGTCAACGTCACGGGCCGGCTGGTGCTCGATGACCGCGTGCACGGCACCACGACGGTGTTCTCCGGCGCCGTGCTGGGCTTCGCGCGCGACGCCGACGGCGCGCCTCGGCTGTCCGTCGCGGCCGACGGCCCGGCCGGCCGCTGGACGCTGACGGCCCGCGCCGCGGCGGAGCCGGACGGCACGCGTCTCCTCGCCGTGTCGGCCGACAACCTGTCGCTCGACGAGATCACGCTGGCGGGCGGCCTGAAGAGCCTCGGCTTCGACTTCGACATGCCGGTCTCGGCCCGGGTCGACGTGAGGATCGGCGCCGCCGGCGAGCTGCAGGCCGTCAAGGGCACCTTCGCGCTGGGGTCGGGCTACTTCAAGCTCGACGACCCCGACCACGAGCCCATGCTGATCGACGCCGTCAAGGGCGGCTTCCACTTCGAGCCGGCGTCCTCGGCCGTGCTGATCGATCGGACCGAGCTGCACGGCGCGACGTCGGACTTTGCCCTGACGGGCCGGGTCGCCCTGCCGCGGGCCGCCGACGACCCGTGGACGGCGGCGCTCGACGCTTCGGGCACCTTCGCGCCCGAGCGGCCGAACGAGAAGCCGATCCGCGTGGCCCGCGCCGCGATCGGCTTCCGCGTGTTCCCGGCCGACCACCGTTTCGTGCTCGACCACGCCGACATTTCCGGCCCGGAGATCGACTTCAGCGGCTCGGCCGACATCCGCTCCGGCCCCGGCGGCCTCCACGTCCACGACGTGTCGACGGTGCGGCGCATGCCGGCGCAGACGCTGGTGCGCCTGTGGCCGAGCTTCGTGGCGGCGCCCGTGCGGGCTTGGCTGCTCGCCAACCTCAAGGGCGGGACGGTCGACGGCGGCACCGCCGTGGCCGACCTCGACGACGCCGACTTCGCGCTGATGAAGGCGGAGAAGTCCGTCGCCGACGGCCACCTGCGCGTCGACTTCGGCGTGTCGGGCGTGTCGCTGGCCTTCATGAACGGCGTGCCGCCGCTGATCGACCTCGCGGCGACCGGCACCGTGACGGGCCGCACCTTCGGCATGAGCGTCGGCCACGGCGCCATGGAGGTCGCGGCCGGGCGCCGCCTGCAGCTCGCCGAGGGCTCGACCTTCCGCATCCCCGACAACGACCCGAAGCCGATGCCGGCCTTCGTCGACGCCCACGTGGTCGGCGCCGTCGAGACGGTGGCGGAGCTGCTGCAGCGCGACGCCCTGAAGCCCTACGCCGAGCTGCCCGCCGACCCCGCCACGCTGCACGGCCAGATCGACGGGCGCCTCAACGTCTCGTTCCCGATCGGCAAGGACGTGCCGCCGAACAGCGCGGTCTTCTCGGTCTCGGCTTCGACCGCGAACCTCGGCGTCGACCGGCTCGTCGGCAAGGAGGGCCTGACGGACGCGGCGGTGAAGATCGACGTCGACCCCAAGACCGGACTCCACGCCAGGGGCGAGGGGTGGCTCTACGGCGCGCCGACCGCGATCGAGCTGCGCCGGCCGCCGTCCGGCGCCGGCGAGGCCGTGGTGGCGCTGACCCTCGACGAGGCGGCGCGCGCGCGCGCCGGCGTCACGCTGGCGGGGCTCAAAGGGCCCGTGGCGGCCAAGGTCACGGCCGCGCTCGTTTCGGGCGAGAAGACGCGGGCCGCGGTCGACCTCGACTTCACCCGCGCCGGCATCGAGGGGCTGGTCCCCGGCTTCAGCAAGCCGGCCGGCCGCCCCGCGCGGGCGACCCTGGCCGTGGTGCAGCGCGACAACGGCGTCGAGCTCGACAACCTGTCGTTCGAGGGCGGCGGCGCGACCGTGAAGGGCAGCGTCGACCTCGACCGCGACGGCGACTTCGCGTCCGCCAAGCTGTCCCAGGTGAAGCTGTCGCCGGGCGACGACATGAGGGTCGACGCGCAGCGGGCCGGCGACGGGCTGAAGGTGTCGGCCCAGGCCGCCAACCTCGACGCCCGGCCGTTCCTGAAGTGGCTGTCGGCGCCGAGCGCGCCCAGGGAGGCGCCCGCCAAGGGCGCTCTCGACCTCGACCTGCGCGCCACCATCCTCACGGGCCAGAACAGCCAAGCCGTGACCGGGGCCGAGTTGCACCTCACGCGCCGCGGCAGGGAGCTGAAGCGGCTCACGCTGGCCGGGCACCTCGGCCGCCAGCCGCTCACGGTCGCTACGGCGCCGATCGACGGCGCGCCGCACTTCCTGATCCACGCCGGGGACGCCGGCGCGGCGCTGCTCTTCATGGACCTCTACAAGCGCATGGGGGGCGGCAAGCTCGACGCCAACCTCGTGATGCTCGGGCAGCGGCTCGACGGCTACGCCACGGTGCACGACTTCATGCTGCGCGACGACCCCGCGGTGCGCAAGCTCGCCGTCCAGGGCCTCGCCAGCCAGCACCGGGACAGCCCGGACGCGGTCGCGGAAGCGCAACCCGTCGACCCGTCCTCCATGACGTTCCGCAAGCTCGAAGCCTCGTTCTCCAAGACGGGCAGCATCGTCGAGGTGCGGGACGGATCGATGTTCGGGCCGGCGCTCGGCGCCACCGTGGCGGGCACGATCGACTTCAGCCGCGACCAGGTGAACCTCGGCGGCACCTTCGTGCCGCTGTTCGGGGTCAACAACCTGTTTTCGCAGCTCCCGGTGCTGGGGCCGCTGCTCGGGGGCGGCCGGCACGAGGGCCTGCTCGGGCTGAACTACAAGATCACCGGCTCGGCGGCGAACCCGACGCTCAACGTCAACCCGCTGTCGGTGCTGGCGCCGGGCTTCCTGCGCCAGATCTTCGGCGCCATCGACGGCTCCGCGCATCGCGCGCCCGGCAGCGCCTCGACGGGCGCCCCGATGGGCCTCGACGACGCGCTGCGGCTCGGGGGGGAGTGA
- a CDS encoding glycosyltransferase family 4 protein — MRVLIATDAWHPQVNGVVRSIEALRREAPALGAEILPLTPEGWRTVGLPTYPDIRLALVTAARLGPRIEASAADHVHVATEGPVGLAARRHCLRVGRPFTTSYHTQFPDYLAARLPVPRALSYAWLRRFHNAGRGTMVATASLADDLAARGFSRLMRWSRGVDHALFRPRERVGLDLPRPIFLSVGRVAVEKNVEAFLRLDLPGTKVVVGDGPARADLEARYPAARFLGTRTGESLAEIYASADVFVFPSRTDTFGNVMLEALASGTPVAAYPVPGPRDVLADGDAGVMRDDLGEACRAALAVPRERARAFSLRYTWSASARQFLANVASARAGARA; from the coding sequence ATGAGGGTCCTGATCGCGACGGACGCCTGGCATCCCCAGGTCAACGGCGTGGTCAGGTCCATCGAGGCGCTGCGGCGCGAGGCGCCGGCGCTCGGCGCCGAGATCCTGCCGCTCACGCCCGAGGGCTGGCGGACGGTCGGCCTGCCGACCTACCCCGACATCCGCCTCGCGCTCGTCACGGCCGCGCGGCTCGGGCCGCGGATCGAGGCCTCGGCGGCGGACCACGTCCACGTCGCCACCGAGGGGCCCGTGGGGCTCGCCGCGCGGCGCCACTGCCTCAGGGTGGGCCGCCCCTTCACCACGAGCTACCACACGCAGTTCCCGGACTACCTCGCGGCGCGCCTGCCCGTGCCGCGCGCGCTGTCCTACGCCTGGCTGCGGCGCTTCCACAACGCGGGGCGGGGCACGATGGTGGCCACGGCGAGCCTCGCCGACGACCTCGCGGCCCGGGGCTTCTCGCGCCTGATGCGCTGGTCGCGCGGGGTCGACCACGCCCTGTTCCGGCCGCGCGAGCGCGTGGGCCTGGACCTGCCGCGGCCGATCTTCCTGTCGGTCGGCCGCGTCGCGGTGGAGAAGAACGTCGAGGCCTTCCTGCGGCTCGACCTGCCCGGCACCAAGGTGGTGGTCGGCGACGGGCCGGCGCGGGCCGACCTCGAAGCGCGCTATCCCGCGGCGCGTTTCCTCGGCACGCGCACCGGGGAGTCCCTGGCGGAGATCTACGCCAGCGCCGACGTGTTCGTGTTCCCGAGCCGCACCGACACGTTCGGCAACGTCATGCTGGAAGCGCTGGCCAGCGGGACCCCGGTGGCGGCCTACCCGGTGCCGGGCCCGCGCGACGTGCTGGCCGACGGCGACGCCGGGGTGATGCGCGACGACCTCGGCGAGGCCTGCCGCGCCGCGCTCGCGGTGCCGCGCGAGCGGGCGCGCGCCTTCTCGCTCCGCTACACGTGGTCGGCCAGCGCGCGGCAGTTCCTCGCCAACGTGGCCTCGGCCCGCGCCGGAGCCCGCGCATGA
- a CDS encoding helix-turn-helix domain-containing protein has product MGVEGRDKAKALEAGASALSGQLGRTVQRLRKAYNLSLSDLSEQSGVAKSIISQIERNETNPTLATIWRLAQALDVSIDKVLQGAEDEPFVEKTARAEMPMLVSDDGRCRLAIIGWIKTVDWLQWYDMHAEPGGVLESDAHQRGSIECLSVLDGELEVSVGGRLERARAGDTLRYRCDRPHVIRNTGTAPAHATMVCILKAAVMD; this is encoded by the coding sequence GTGGGCGTCGAGGGTCGGGACAAGGCGAAGGCGCTGGAAGCGGGGGCGAGCGCCCTGTCCGGCCAGCTCGGCCGCACGGTGCAGCGGCTGCGCAAGGCCTACAACCTGTCCCTGTCCGACCTGTCCGAACAGTCCGGCGTCGCGAAATCGATCATCAGCCAGATCGAGCGCAACGAGACCAACCCGACGCTGGCCACGATCTGGCGCCTCGCCCAGGCGCTCGACGTGTCGATCGACAAGGTGCTGCAGGGCGCCGAGGACGAGCCCTTCGTCGAGAAGACCGCGCGCGCGGAGATGCCGATGCTCGTGTCCGACGACGGCCGCTGCCGGCTCGCCATCATCGGCTGGATCAAGACCGTCGATTGGCTGCAATGGTACGACATGCACGCCGAGCCCGGCGGCGTGCTGGAATCCGACGCGCACCAGCGCGGCTCGATTGAGTGCCTGTCGGTGCTGGACGGGGAGCTCGAAGTCTCGGTCGGCGGCCGGCTGGAGCGCGCCCGCGCCGGCGACACGCTGCGCTACCGCTGCGACCGCCCCCACGTGATCCGCAACACGGGGACGGCGCCGGCCCACGCCACGATGGTGTGCATCCTGAAGGCGGCCGTGATGGACTGA
- a CDS encoding M23 family metallopeptidase has translation MPAHRVPPSEALPRSHYFITLSRGSTMRTVALRAPMVQLAAVVLPSLLLAGLCSIAYLALHDDLMAGMMRRQSAMQYAYEDRIEALRQDLDRQTERARAEAAKLDARVHDLFAREARLEARATAVAGLAAEAGAPGAPNPAARPALPPEITGRVAPPPAAALGYAAPDKPRPVIESPARGPGDRARLEDHASLLDDAAVPLGDRLGAVDLSLDRVGRRQLDALSRIGAAARGRATRIRGLIETAGLSPDRFLPKTAAGGGVGGPFVPLPDGPDGAFDRAVAELRGAVTSAGQLEAALPRLPLAAPLLGRMEVTSPFGARTDPFLGRPALHTGVDLREGYGTDIRATGAGRVAFAGTAGGYGNMVEIDHGNGLATRYAHMGSIAVTEGQTVARGAVLGAVGATGRATGPHLHYEVRIDGEPVDPTRFLGSADRLASLDVR, from the coding sequence ATGCCGGCGCACAGAGTCCCCCCGTCCGAAGCCCTGCCGCGGTCCCACTACTTCATCACGCTGTCGCGCGGCTCGACCATGCGCACCGTGGCGCTCCGGGCGCCGATGGTGCAGCTCGCCGCCGTGGTGCTGCCGTCGCTGCTCCTGGCGGGCCTGTGCAGCATCGCCTACCTGGCCCTGCACGACGACCTCATGGCCGGGATGATGCGCCGCCAGAGCGCCATGCAGTACGCCTACGAGGACCGCATCGAGGCGCTGCGCCAGGACCTCGACCGTCAGACCGAGCGGGCCCGCGCCGAGGCCGCCAAGCTCGACGCCCGCGTGCACGACCTGTTCGCCCGCGAAGCCCGGCTCGAAGCCCGCGCCACCGCCGTGGCGGGCCTCGCCGCCGAGGCCGGCGCACCTGGCGCCCCCAACCCGGCCGCCCGTCCCGCCCTGCCGCCCGAGATCACCGGCCGCGTCGCGCCGCCGCCCGCCGCCGCGCTGGGCTATGCCGCCCCCGACAAGCCCCGCCCCGTGATCGAGTCCCCGGCGCGCGGCCCCGGCGACCGCGCGCGGCTCGAAGACCACGCGTCCCTGCTCGACGACGCGGCCGTGCCGCTCGGCGACCGCCTCGGCGCCGTCGACCTGTCGCTCGACCGCGTGGGGCGGCGGCAGCTCGACGCCCTGTCGCGCATCGGCGCCGCCGCCCGCGGCCGGGCCACCCGCATCCGCGGCCTCATCGAGACGGCCGGCCTTTCGCCCGACCGCTTCCTGCCGAAGACCGCGGCCGGCGGCGGCGTCGGCGGCCCCTTCGTGCCGCTGCCCGACGGGCCGGACGGCGCCTTCGACCGCGCGGTGGCGGAGCTGCGCGGCGCCGTGACCTCCGCCGGCCAGCTCGAAGCCGCGCTGCCACGGCTCCCGCTCGCGGCGCCGCTGCTCGGACGCATGGAGGTGACCTCGCCCTTCGGGGCACGCACCGACCCGTTCCTCGGGCGGCCGGCGCTCCACACCGGCGTCGACCTGCGGGAAGGCTACGGCACCGACATCCGAGCCACGGGGGCCGGCCGCGTGGCCTTCGCCGGCACGGCGGGCGGCTACGGCAACATGGTCGAGATCGACCACGGCAACGGCCTCGCGACCCGCTACGCCCACATGGGCAGCATCGCGGTGACGGAGGGCCAGACGGTGGCGCGCGGCGCCGTGCTGGGCGCCGTCGGGGCGACCGGCCGGGCCACGGGCCCGCATCTCCACTACGAGGTCAGGATCGACGGCGAGCCGGTCGACCCCACGCGGTTCCTCGGCAGCGCCGACCGGCTGGCGAGCCTCGACGTCCGCTGA
- the tyrS gene encoding tyrosine--tRNA ligase, whose amino-acid sequence MSASAEQAAPASDFLRVMRERGYVHQMSDEAGIDALAREGSLNTYVGYDCTAGSLHIGSLVSIMMLHWLQATGAGRPVVLMGGGTTRVGDPSGRDESRQILSVEKIEENKAGIRTNFERLIRFGDGPTDAVMVDNAEWLTKLNYIDFLRDVGRHFSVNRMLSMDSVRLRLERDQELSFLEFNYMCLQSYDFVELNRRLGVRMQMGGSDQWGNIITGLDLGRRMGSPQLYALTCPLMTTASGVKMGKTASGAVWLKADMLSPYGYWQFWRNTEDADVGRFLRLFTLLPLDEVARLEALGGAEINEAKKRLATEATALMHGREAAEAAAETARLTFEQGALADDLPSVSIPAAEFEAGLGVLSAFTRSGLVSSNGEARRQIKGGGLKVNGDTVASDAAVLSMRDVVAGAVKLSLGRKKHVLLKPE is encoded by the coding sequence ATGTCCGCCAGCGCCGAGCAGGCCGCGCCCGCGTCCGACTTCCTCCGGGTGATGCGCGAGCGCGGCTACGTCCACCAGATGTCCGACGAGGCCGGCATCGACGCGCTGGCGCGCGAGGGATCGCTCAACACCTACGTGGGCTACGACTGCACGGCCGGCTCGCTCCACATCGGCAGCCTCGTGTCGATCATGATGCTGCACTGGCTGCAGGCGACCGGCGCGGGCCGGCCCGTCGTGCTGATGGGCGGCGGCACCACGCGCGTCGGCGACCCGTCGGGCCGCGACGAGTCGCGCCAGATCCTGTCGGTCGAGAAGATCGAGGAGAACAAGGCCGGTATCCGCACCAACTTCGAGCGGCTGATCCGCTTCGGCGACGGGCCGACCGACGCCGTGATGGTCGACAACGCCGAGTGGCTGACGAAGCTGAACTACATCGACTTCCTGCGCGACGTCGGGCGCCACTTCTCCGTCAACCGCATGCTGTCGATGGACAGCGTCCGGCTGCGGCTGGAGCGCGACCAGGAGCTGTCGTTCCTGGAGTTCAACTACATGTGCCTCCAGTCCTACGACTTCGTGGAGCTGAACCGGCGCCTCGGCGTGCGGATGCAGATGGGCGGCTCAGACCAGTGGGGCAACATCATCACCGGCCTCGACCTCGGCCGGCGCATGGGCTCGCCGCAGCTCTACGCGCTCACCTGCCCGCTGATGACCACCGCGTCCGGCGTCAAGATGGGCAAGACGGCGTCGGGCGCCGTGTGGCTCAAGGCCGACATGCTGAGCCCCTACGGCTACTGGCAGTTCTGGCGCAACACCGAGGACGCCGACGTCGGCCGCTTCCTGCGCCTGTTCACGCTGCTGCCGCTGGACGAGGTGGCGCGGCTCGAGGCGCTCGGGGGCGCCGAGATCAACGAGGCCAAGAAGCGCCTCGCCACCGAGGCGACCGCGCTGATGCACGGGCGCGAGGCGGCCGAGGCCGCGGCCGAGACGGCGCGGCTCACCTTCGAGCAGGGTGCGCTGGCCGACGACCTGCCGAGCGTGTCGATCCCCGCGGCGGAGTTCGAGGCCGGGCTCGGCGTGCTTTCCGCCTTCACGCGGTCGGGCCTCGTGTCGTCGAACGGGGAAGCGCGGCGCCAGATCAAGGGCGGCGGCCTCAAGGTCAACGGCGACACGGTCGCCAGCGACGCGGCCGTGCTCTCGATGCGCGACGTGGTGGCGGGCGCCGTGAAGCTGTCGCTCGGCCGCAAGAAGCACGTCCTGCTGAAGCCGGAGTGA
- a CDS encoding peroxiredoxin: MAEPLQTGAPAPDFRLPRGDGEVTLARYAGRALVLYFYPKDDTSGCTREATDFNALMPAFRDAGAEILGVSPDSERSHDAFRKKHGLEIELGSDESKAICEAYGVWQEKSMYGRKYMGVERTTFLIGPDGRIAEIWPKVSVKGHAEAVLAAAKALAR, encoded by the coding sequence ATGGCCGAACCCCTGCAGACCGGCGCGCCCGCCCCGGATTTCCGTTTGCCACGCGGCGACGGCGAGGTGACGCTGGCCCGCTACGCCGGCCGCGCGCTGGTGCTGTATTTCTACCCGAAGGACGACACGAGCGGCTGCACGCGCGAGGCGACCGACTTCAACGCTCTCATGCCGGCCTTTCGCGATGCTGGCGCGGAGATCCTCGGCGTGTCGCCCGACTCCGAGCGCAGCCACGACGCCTTCCGCAAGAAGCACGGGCTGGAGATCGAGCTCGGCTCCGACGAGAGCAAGGCCATATGCGAGGCCTACGGCGTGTGGCAGGAGAAGAGCATGTACGGCCGCAAGTATATGGGCGTGGAGCGCACGACCTTCCTGATCGGGCCGGACGGCCGCATCGCCGAGATCTGGCCCAAGGTGTCGGTGAAGGGCCACGCCGAGGCCGTGCTGGCCGCCGCCAAGGCGCTGGCGCGCTGA
- a CDS encoding UDP-2,3-diacylglucosamine diphosphatase, whose protein sequence is MTQKTAHYRTLFISDLHLGTRGCQHALILDFLKHNDADTIYLVGDIIDGWKLKSGWYWPQGHNDVAQKLLRKARKGARMVYIPGNHDEFAREYVGMTFGGVEVMRDAVHTTADGRRFLVTHGDDFDIVVRYAVWLAYLGDWAYRTALVTNTWFNAVRRRLGFPYWSFSAWAKFKVKNIVNLIGDFEDALAQEAARHGADGVICGHIHHAALRDIAGVTYVNTGDFVESCSFVAEHHDGRLEVLHWLAVKAPNAVGATDRDLDIDLGEEAAKAAA, encoded by the coding sequence ATGACGCAGAAGACCGCCCATTACCGGACCCTGTTCATCTCCGATCTGCACCTCGGCACCCGCGGCTGCCAGCACGCCCTGATCCTCGACTTCCTCAAGCACAACGACGCCGACACCATCTACCTCGTCGGCGACATCATCGACGGCTGGAAGCTCAAATCCGGCTGGTACTGGCCGCAGGGCCACAACGACGTCGCGCAGAAGCTGCTGCGCAAGGCCCGCAAGGGCGCCCGCATGGTCTACATCCCCGGCAACCACGACGAGTTCGCCCGCGAATACGTCGGCATGACCTTCGGCGGGGTGGAGGTGATGCGCGACGCCGTGCACACCACGGCGGACGGGCGCCGCTTCCTGGTCACCCACGGCGACGACTTCGACATCGTGGTACGCTACGCGGTGTGGCTCGCCTACCTGGGCGACTGGGCCTACCGGACCGCGCTGGTGACCAACACCTGGTTCAACGCCGTGCGCCGCCGCCTGGGCTTCCCCTACTGGTCCTTCTCGGCCTGGGCCAAGTTCAAGGTCAAGAACATCGTCAACCTGATCGGCGACTTCGAGGACGCGCTGGCCCAGGAGGCGGCTCGCCACGGCGCCGACGGCGTGATCTGCGGCCACATCCACCACGCCGCCCTGCGCGACATCGCCGGCGTCACCTACGTCAACACCGGCGACTTCGTGGAGTCCTGCTCCTTCGTGGCCGAGCACCACGACGGCCGCCTCGAAGTGCTGCACTGGCTCGCCGTCAAGGCGCCGAATGCCGTCGGCGCGACCGACCGGGACCTCGACATCGACCTCGGCGAGGAGGCCGCCAAGGCCGCGGCGTGA
- a CDS encoding patatin-like phospholipase family protein: protein MSTTKRASLLGLLALGLSIGGCSTTAPRIPYTEAEALSADVPGMPADVRFYADAPAFVFERFRQTVATQAQARHEPVTFLALSSGGADGAFGAGFMKGLTQSHQRPQFTMVSGISTGALMAPFVFLGSKYDGTLQKLYTDGYASALVKNVNILNAVVGNAFVDSDKLGKFIAQYIDQGILDAVAAEHRRGRRLLVVSTNLDQQRSVVWNMGAIAASGSPNALKLFRQVLAASASIPALFPPRLIDVESGGRSFQEMHVDGVALRQLYVAPDEVIYGGRAGTPNPIKDLYILVNNKIDPTFKVVDDDTVSVAARSLATVLRREGRNNVLSSFAYAQSHGIGYHIAFIDADVPEPPSSDAAEQFSTEYMTTLFARGEARGRQPSPWLTHPPLSTDPAGHALTAAQ, encoded by the coding sequence ATGTCCACCACGAAGCGCGCGTCGCTGCTCGGTCTCCTCGCCCTCGGTCTGTCGATCGGCGGCTGCTCGACCACCGCGCCGCGCATCCCCTACACCGAAGCCGAGGCCCTCTCGGCCGACGTGCCCGGCATGCCGGCCGACGTGCGCTTCTACGCCGACGCGCCCGCCTTCGTGTTCGAGCGCTTCCGCCAGACCGTGGCCACCCAGGCGCAGGCTCGCCACGAGCCGGTGACCTTTCTGGCTCTGTCGAGCGGCGGCGCCGACGGCGCTTTCGGGGCCGGCTTCATGAAGGGCCTCACGCAGTCCCATCAGCGTCCGCAGTTCACCATGGTGTCGGGCATCAGCACCGGCGCGCTGATGGCGCCCTTCGTGTTCCTCGGATCCAAGTACGACGGCACCCTGCAGAAGCTGTATACGGACGGCTACGCCTCGGCGCTGGTCAAGAACGTGAACATCCTCAACGCCGTGGTGGGCAACGCCTTCGTCGACAGCGACAAGCTCGGCAAGTTCATCGCGCAATACATCGACCAGGGCATCCTCGACGCGGTCGCGGCCGAGCACCGCCGCGGGCGCCGGCTGCTCGTCGTCTCGACCAACCTCGACCAGCAGCGCTCGGTCGTGTGGAACATGGGCGCCATCGCCGCCTCCGGCTCGCCGAACGCCCTGAAGCTGTTCCGGCAGGTGCTGGCGGCCTCGGCCTCGATCCCGGCCCTGTTCCCGCCGCGGCTGATCGACGTGGAGAGCGGCGGCCGCAGCTTCCAGGAGATGCACGTCGACGGCGTCGCCCTGCGTCAGCTCTACGTCGCTCCCGACGAGGTGATCTACGGCGGCCGCGCGGGCACACCGAACCCGATCAAGGACCTCTACATCCTGGTCAACAACAAGATCGACCCGACCTTCAAGGTGGTCGACGACGACACCGTCTCGGTGGCCGCGCGGAGCCTCGCCACGGTGCTGCGGCGCGAGGGCCGCAACAACGTGCTGAGCTCATTTGCCTATGCGCAGTCGCATGGCATCGGATACCACATCGCCTTCATCGACGCCGACGTCCCGGAGCCGCCGTCGAGCGACGCGGCCGAACAGTTCAGCACCGAATACATGACCACGTTGTTCGCGCGCGGCGAGGCCCGCGGCCGGCAGCCCTCGCCCTGGCTGACGCATCCGCCGCTCTCGACCGACCCGGCCGGGCACGCCCTCACCGCGGCGCAGTGA
- a CDS encoding DMT family transporter encodes MTSNALAWTVLAVAGLLEVAWSYAMKRSDGFTRLWPSVATLLAAGLSFALLSYALRALPLGTAYAAWTGIGALGAFALGVAVLGEPASALRVGSVLLILLGIVGLKLSSGE; translated from the coding sequence ATGACCTCGAACGCCCTCGCCTGGACCGTGCTCGCCGTGGCGGGGCTGCTGGAGGTCGCCTGGTCCTACGCGATGAAGCGGTCGGACGGCTTCACCCGGCTCTGGCCCAGCGTGGCGACGCTGCTCGCGGCGGGCCTGAGCTTCGCGCTGCTGTCCTACGCCCTGCGCGCGCTGCCGCTCGGCACCGCCTACGCGGCCTGGACCGGCATCGGCGCGCTCGGCGCCTTCGCGCTCGGCGTGGCGGTGCTGGGCGAGCCGGCCTCGGCGCTGCGGGTTGGCAGCGTGTTGCTGATCCTTCTCGGGATCGTGGGGCTGAAGCTGTCGTCGGGAGAGTGA